In Luteolibacter rhizosphaerae, the DNA window CTGCCTCCAGACGGGGGGGAGGAAACTCAACTCAATCGTCCGAGTCCACGGGCACACGGAACTTGCGGATGTGGATGCCGTGCGGATCGGAGCGCTCGACGCCGGTAGCATCCTTGTTCGTGGTGGGGATGACGCGCAGGAGCTTGCCGACCTTGCCGCGCTGGCGGACATCGATGACGCCAAGTCCCGGGGTGAGGCCGACGGCGTTGTTGAAGGCGGGGTTGTTCCCTGTCAGGGGATTCGGCCCGCGTAGCGAAGCATAGGCGCGGTCGCCATCCGGCGAGAAGCGGATGAGGTCCGGGGCGGGATCCGCGGAGGGCGCGCCGCCGAGCAGGATCTCGTTCACGATCTTGTCCTTGTCCGGATCGACGACGATCACGCGGTTGTCCGCGCGATCCACGACCCAGAGGTGGTCCTTGTGCGGGGTGAAGACGAGGCCGTGTGAATCCGTGCGGCCGCGGGTCTCCGGGGTGACGGGCGTGGGACCGTGATCGAAGACGACCTTCGGCGACGGGGAGTTCGGGGTGAGGATCGGCTTCTTCGCGGAGAAGGACTTCCACGGCAGCGTGTAGAGCACGGATTGATAGCCGATGGTGGCACCGCCACCGCCGCCGGAGTTGAAGTAGAGCTTGTGATCCTTCTGTACGGCGATGAGGCCGGCGGGCTCCACGAACTCCTGCGTGTACTCCGCCACGATGGTGATGGGCGTGGTGCGCGCGGTGACCACGAAGGCCCCGCCGCCGCGCAGGGTGACGAAGGCGAGGTCCCCCTTCGTTTGCTCGGGATAGGTGATGATGGCGGCATTGTCCGGTCTCAAGGCCGCACTCTCGCGCGGGGCGCCGCTCGGGGTCAGGCCATTGGCGAGAT includes these proteins:
- a CDS encoding YncE family protein; the protein is MKYSSYRRAALPLLALTLGSASLAQAGQKLALRHEIWLIDQSNTYDSDGNGSLDSGGNIHIYRGEDFKEAGNPNPVVETISLGGANADYIKQVTGTAPVRPHYISFNKSGTHALITFVATGHLIIIEAATRQIVYAVDVGVQAHASNPSPDEDYILVANQNGKLVQRIDTDYATNTFSLDNTATLDLANGLTPSGAPRESAALRPDNAAIITYPEQTKGDLAFVTLRGGGAFVVTARTTPITIVAEYTQEFVEPAGLIAVQKDHKLYFNSGGGGGATIGYQSVLYTLPWKSFSAKKPILTPNSPSPKVVFDHGPTPVTPETRGRTDSHGLVFTPHKDHLWVVDRADNRVIVVDPDKDKIVNEILLGGAPSADPAPDLIRFSPDGDRAYASLRGPNPLTGNNPAFNNAVGLTPGLGVIDVRQRGKVGKLLRVIPTTNKDATGVERSDPHGIHIRKFRVPVDSDD